The following proteins come from a genomic window of Neptunomonas concharum:
- the trpB gene encoding tryptophan synthase subunit beta has product MRDDGYFGQYGGSYIPEILFNSQQQLLKEYRSAMADSAFIEQVQQEMQEYSGRPTPLTHCARLSAQIGGAQIYLKREDLNHSGAHKMNNVIGQGLLAKRMGKTRIIAETGAGQHGVASALVAARLGLECTVYMGAHDIERQYPNVFWMKQLGATVIPVTTGAATLKDALDEAMRDWSASYDDTYYLIGTSCGCAPYPEMVSGFQSVIGHEVKTQALKQFGQLPDKIYACVGGGSNACGIFMPFLEDSTELVGVEAGGRGPQVGDHACRFNTPQARFGIAQGFSTRFLQDDQGQLLPTHSISAGLDYVGVSPILADLADRGEVRMISATDEEVMTAFSQLAKNEGIIPALESSHAVAGGLREAATLSPDQHIVINLSGRGDKDLFNIARALNDQPFNTFLRTYLDEEENR; this is encoded by the coding sequence ATGCGTGATGATGGTTATTTTGGTCAATACGGCGGCAGCTATATTCCGGAAATACTTTTTAACAGCCAACAACAGCTGCTAAAGGAATATCGATCAGCCATGGCTGATTCTGCATTCATCGAACAAGTACAACAGGAGATGCAAGAGTACTCTGGACGCCCCACTCCGCTCACGCACTGTGCACGCCTCTCCGCCCAAATCGGTGGTGCGCAAATCTACCTTAAACGGGAAGATCTAAACCATAGCGGTGCTCATAAAATGAACAACGTTATTGGCCAAGGGCTGCTTGCCAAGCGCATGGGCAAAACACGTATTATTGCAGAAACCGGTGCAGGTCAGCATGGTGTAGCTTCGGCGCTAGTCGCTGCACGTCTCGGACTTGAGTGTACCGTTTATATGGGCGCCCACGATATAGAACGCCAGTACCCGAATGTTTTCTGGATGAAGCAGTTAGGAGCAACAGTTATTCCCGTAACCACAGGTGCTGCCACACTAAAAGATGCCTTAGATGAGGCAATGCGCGATTGGTCCGCCAGTTACGATGATACCTATTACCTGATCGGAACAAGCTGTGGCTGCGCTCCGTATCCTGAAATGGTCTCGGGCTTTCAGTCTGTTATTGGTCATGAGGTCAAGACTCAGGCTCTGAAACAATTTGGCCAGCTACCCGATAAAATCTATGCCTGTGTTGGCGGTGGCAGTAACGCCTGCGGTATTTTCATGCCTTTCCTTGAAGACAGCACAGAGCTTGTCGGGGTTGAAGCCGGTGGCAGAGGCCCACAAGTTGGCGATCATGCTTGCCGTTTTAATACGCCACAAGCTCGGTTTGGTATCGCCCAAGGGTTTAGCACACGTTTTCTTCAGGATGATCAAGGCCAACTATTGCCGACTCACTCTATTTCAGCAGGTCTTGATTATGTGGGGGTTTCTCCGATCCTTGCCGATCTGGCAGATCGCGGTGAGGTGAGAATGATCAGTGCAACCGATGAGGAGGTCATGACCGCGTTTTCGCAACTGGCAAAAAATGAGGGAATTATTCCGGCACTGGAATCGTCCCATGCTGTCGCCGGCGGACTACGCGAAGCGGCAACTTTATCTCCTGATCAGCATATTGTGATCAATC
- a CDS encoding TetR/AcrR family transcriptional regulator: MARGRPSKKQLILDTALDLFSKAGFQGTSIDLVVQKAGVSKPTVYNNFPTKQALLSELVEFLLSKAQAERQVLLENKEGLSTSALLVAAFKKMSADPAYTCLYRIFYGECHKLDQDVQEQLSQLDQDLKIWVSQLLEQRFCQPDDMLVLMLFAVCRELTLIPVLSGEQPMANEKLVARVQSAIDKLESAE; this comes from the coding sequence ATGGCGCGTGGCCGTCCATCTAAAAAACAACTGATATTGGATACTGCTCTAGATCTGTTTTCGAAAGCTGGCTTTCAAGGTACGTCGATCGACCTTGTCGTACAGAAGGCCGGTGTGTCTAAGCCGACGGTTTATAATAATTTTCCGACGAAGCAGGCGTTGCTAAGTGAACTGGTTGAATTTCTTCTATCCAAGGCGCAAGCTGAGCGTCAAGTACTGCTCGAAAATAAAGAAGGTTTGTCTACCTCTGCTTTATTAGTAGCAGCGTTTAAGAAGATGTCTGCCGATCCTGCTTATACCTGCCTGTACAGAATCTTTTACGGTGAGTGCCATAAGTTGGATCAGGATGTGCAAGAGCAGTTATCACAACTTGATCAAGACTTAAAGATTTGGGTCAGCCAACTGCTTGAGCAGCGATTTTGTCAGCCCGATGACATGTTGGTGCTTATGCTATTTGCGGTTTGTCGAGAACTGACATTGATCCCGGTATTATCGGGTGAGCAGCCTATGGCCAATGAGAAGCTGGTGGCGAGAGTCCAAAGTGCTATTGATAAATTGGAAAGCGCTGAATAG
- a CDS encoding bacteriohemerythrin — translation MSYLDHEGIPRLALDFIDRDHEEAARLVNEIKSTINLIRQSQANHDALSPLLETLLNNKQEHFKREEEAMSQANFPAYQLHRQEHCRVINELTSLIDHWKTYEDLNALNSYMTEIFPTWLKSHTSTMDKASVHYLKGG, via the coding sequence ATGAGCTACCTCGACCACGAAGGGATTCCACGTTTGGCTTTAGATTTTATTGATCGAGATCACGAAGAAGCCGCTCGCCTTGTCAACGAAATAAAGTCGACTATTAACTTAATCCGGCAATCCCAAGCTAATCACGATGCCCTCTCACCACTTCTAGAGACTCTGCTCAATAACAAGCAGGAGCACTTTAAACGTGAAGAGGAAGCCATGTCTCAAGCCAACTTCCCCGCTTACCAACTGCACAGGCAAGAGCACTGTCGAGTGATTAATGAGCTGACTTCACTGATCGACCACTGGAAAACCTATGAGGATTTAAACGCACTAAACTCGTATATGACCGAGATTTTTCCTACATGGCTGAAAAGCCATACATCAACCATGGATAAGGCATCTGTACATTATTTAAAGGGCGGGTAA
- a CDS encoding hydrogenase small subunit: protein MPSIETFYEVMRRQGITRRSFLKYCSLTAAALGLGPTFAPKIAHAMESKPRTPVIWLHGLECTCCSESFIRSAHPLVKDVVLSMISLDYDDTLMASAGHQAEAILEETIQKYKGNYILAVEGNPPLNEDGMFCIVGGKPFLDQLKHAAKDAKAIIAWGSCASWGCVQAARPNPTQAVPIHKVIKDKPIIKVPGCPPIAEVMTGVITYMLTFGKIPELDRQGRPKMFYSQRIHDKCYRRPHFDAGQFVEEWDDEGARKGYCLYKVGCKGPTTYNACSTVRWNEGTSFPIQAGHGCIGCSEDGFWDKGSFYDRLTDIHQFGIEKNADEIGMAVAGGVGAAVTAHAAVSAIKRAQHKGDQDV, encoded by the coding sequence ATGCCATCCATCGAAACTTTCTATGAAGTCATGCGGCGCCAGGGTATTACTCGCCGTAGTTTCCTCAAATATTGCAGCTTAACGGCTGCGGCTCTTGGATTAGGGCCTACTTTTGCACCTAAAATAGCTCATGCCATGGAGAGTAAACCAAGGACACCGGTGATCTGGCTGCATGGCTTGGAATGCACCTGCTGCTCAGAATCCTTTATCCGGTCAGCACATCCTTTGGTTAAGGATGTTGTCCTCTCTATGATCTCACTGGATTATGATGACACCTTAATGGCCTCCGCAGGGCATCAAGCCGAGGCGATACTTGAAGAAACCATCCAGAAATATAAGGGTAACTATATTTTAGCGGTGGAAGGTAACCCTCCGCTGAATGAAGATGGCATGTTCTGTATTGTTGGCGGTAAGCCATTTCTCGATCAATTAAAACATGCAGCTAAAGATGCCAAGGCCATTATTGCTTGGGGATCTTGTGCATCATGGGGCTGCGTTCAAGCGGCCCGGCCTAACCCAACGCAGGCCGTACCTATCCATAAAGTGATCAAGGATAAGCCGATCATTAAAGTACCGGGTTGTCCGCCCATTGCGGAAGTTATGACAGGCGTCATTACCTATATGCTGACCTTTGGGAAAATTCCTGAATTAGACCGTCAGGGGCGACCAAAGATGTTCTATAGCCAACGTATCCACGATAAATGTTACCGACGTCCACATTTCGATGCAGGCCAATTTGTTGAGGAGTGGGATGATGAAGGTGCCCGTAAAGGTTACTGCTTATATAAAGTAGGTTGTAAGGGGCCAACGACCTATAACGCATGCTCAACCGTACGTTGGAATGAAGGAACCTCTTTCCCCATTCAAGCAGGCCACGGTTGTATTGGTTGTTCGGAAGATGGCTTTTGGGATAAAGGATCATTTTATGACCGCCTAACCGATATTCACCAGTTTGGAATTGAGAAAAATGCGGATGAGATCGGCATGGCGGTTGCCGGTGGTGTCGGTGCTGCGGTGACAGCTCATGCCGCAGTGAGCGCGATCAAACGTGCACAACATAAAGGAGATCAAGACGTATGA
- a CDS encoding nickel-dependent hydrogenase large subunit, producing MTTLNASNLDNSGRRIVVDPVTRIEGHMRCEVNVDENNIIRNAVSTGTMWRGLEVILKGRDPRDAWAFVERICGVCTGTHALTSVRAVEDALGIDVPYNAYLIRHLMDKTLQIHDHIVHFYHLHALDWVNPINALKADPKATSELQQMVSPSHAKSSPGYFRDVQTRLKKFVEGGQLGLFANGYWDNPAYKLPPEADLMAVSHYLEALDLQKEIVKIHTIFGGKNPHPNYMVGGVACAINLDGVGASGAPVNMTSLNFVLERIKEAREFTKNVYLPDVMAIAGIYKDWLYGGGLASENVLSYGTYAQVQGDKSTDLLPAGAIIGGNWNEIHEVDVRDPEQIQEFVDHSWYTYANGEKGLHPWDGVTEPNFELGPNTKGTKTNIQELDEAAKYSWIKAPRWRGHAMEVGPLPRYIIAYVSGREYVKEQVDRSLSGFNQATGLDLGLKQFLPSTLGRTLARALECELCCDTMLDDWHALINNIKNGDSSTANVEKWDPSTWPKEAKGVGINEAPRGALGHWIKIKDGKIENYQAIVPTTWNGSPRDSKGNIGAFEASLLNTPMERPDEPVEILRTLHSFDPCLACSTHVMSPDGQELTKVKIR from the coding sequence ATGACCACGTTAAATGCTAGTAATCTTGATAACAGTGGCCGTCGTATCGTTGTTGATCCGGTAACGCGCATCGAAGGCCATATGCGATGTGAAGTCAACGTTGATGAAAACAATATAATCCGCAATGCCGTATCTACCGGTACGATGTGGCGTGGACTTGAAGTGATTTTGAAAGGACGCGATCCACGGGATGCATGGGCCTTTGTAGAGCGGATCTGTGGTGTTTGCACGGGTACTCATGCATTGACTTCTGTAAGAGCCGTTGAAGATGCGCTAGGCATTGATGTTCCTTATAACGCCTATCTTATCCGTCACCTGATGGATAAAACGCTGCAGATTCACGATCATATCGTGCATTTTTATCATCTTCATGCCTTGGATTGGGTTAACCCGATTAACGCATTAAAAGCAGACCCGAAAGCAACTTCTGAGCTGCAACAAATGGTGTCTCCAAGTCATGCAAAGTCGAGCCCTGGATATTTTCGTGATGTTCAGACACGCCTGAAAAAGTTTGTAGAAGGGGGGCAATTAGGTTTATTCGCCAATGGCTATTGGGATAACCCGGCATATAAGCTTCCCCCTGAAGCGGATTTAATGGCGGTGTCTCATTATCTTGAAGCACTCGACCTACAAAAAGAGATTGTCAAAATACACACCATTTTTGGCGGTAAAAACCCTCACCCGAACTACATGGTCGGCGGTGTTGCATGCGCGATTAATCTGGACGGAGTGGGAGCATCCGGTGCGCCGGTTAATATGACCAGTTTGAACTTTGTACTGGAGCGTATAAAAGAAGCGAGAGAGTTCACAAAAAATGTATACCTGCCTGATGTGATGGCTATTGCCGGTATCTATAAAGACTGGCTCTATGGCGGAGGTCTTGCTAGTGAGAACGTACTCTCTTATGGCACATATGCCCAAGTACAAGGGGATAAATCTACCGATTTGCTGCCAGCTGGTGCCATTATCGGTGGTAACTGGAATGAGATCCATGAAGTGGATGTTCGGGACCCTGAACAGATTCAAGAATTTGTCGATCACTCATGGTACACCTATGCCAATGGCGAGAAGGGGCTTCACCCTTGGGATGGCGTCACTGAACCAAACTTCGAATTAGGTCCTAATACAAAAGGGACTAAAACCAACATTCAGGAATTAGATGAAGCGGCAAAATACTCGTGGATCAAGGCTCCTCGCTGGCGAGGTCATGCGATGGAGGTTGGGCCATTGCCGCGTTACATCATCGCTTATGTTTCTGGTCGAGAGTATGTGAAAGAGCAAGTCGATCGGTCGTTATCAGGGTTCAATCAAGCGACCGGTTTAGACTTGGGGTTAAAACAGTTCCTTCCATCTACTTTGGGGCGGACATTAGCAAGAGCTCTGGAATGCGAGCTATGCTGCGATACCATGTTGGATGATTGGCACGCGCTGATTAACAACATCAAGAATGGGGACTCCTCTACAGCTAATGTTGAAAAGTGGGACCCTAGTACTTGGCCAAAAGAGGCAAAAGGTGTTGGTATCAATGAAGCGCCACGTGGTGCACTGGGGCATTGGATTAAGATCAAAGATGGCAAAATAGAGAACTATCAAGCTATTGTTCCAACCACTTGGAATGGCTCCCCTCGGGACTCTAAAGGCAATATTGGTGCGTTTGAAGCGTCTTTGCTGAATACACCCATGGAGCGTCCAGACGAACCAGTAGAAATATTGCGAACCTTACATAGTTTTGATCCGTGTTTGGCGTGCTCCACGCATGTGATGTCACCGGACGGTCAGGAACTGACAAAAGTGAAAATTCGCTAA
- the cybH gene encoding Ni/Fe-hydrogenase, b-type cytochrome subunit — MSTEQLKQRKQTAVYVYEAPVRLWHWVTVFSVLTLCVTGYFIGSPLPTMPGEAIDNYVMGYIRFAHFTAGYVVTIAFLGRIYWAFVGNSHARELFIVPIFKAKWWKEAVHEVRWYLFMEKTPKKYIGHNPLGQLAMFTFFVLGMIFMIITGFALYGEGLGQGSWADQLFGWVIPLMGQSQDVHTWHHLGMWYLIVFIMIHVYVAVREDIMSRQSLISTMIGGWRMFKDDKPD; from the coding sequence ATGAGTACAGAGCAACTCAAACAGCGTAAGCAAACAGCGGTCTATGTATATGAAGCCCCCGTTCGTTTATGGCACTGGGTAACGGTGTTCTCCGTGTTGACGTTATGCGTCACCGGGTACTTTATTGGCTCACCCTTACCGACAATGCCAGGAGAGGCGATTGATAACTATGTGATGGGATATATCCGATTTGCTCACTTTACGGCAGGTTATGTTGTAACCATTGCGTTTTTAGGAAGAATTTATTGGGCGTTTGTTGGTAATAGTCATGCCCGTGAACTCTTTATCGTACCGATCTTCAAAGCAAAGTGGTGGAAAGAAGCGGTTCATGAAGTGCGCTGGTATCTCTTTATGGAGAAAACGCCGAAAAAATATATTGGCCACAACCCGCTTGGTCAGTTAGCCATGTTCACTTTTTTTGTGCTGGGAATGATCTTTATGATTATCACTGGTTTTGCGCTATACGGTGAAGGTTTGGGGCAAGGTAGTTGGGCTGATCAGCTTTTTGGCTGGGTTATTCCGCTAATGGGGCAGAGCCAAGATGTGCATACATGGCATCATTTAGGCATGTGGTATCTCATTGTCTTTATCATGATTCATGTATATGTTGCTGTAAGGGAGGACATTATGTCCCGACAATCTTTGATTTCGACCATGATTGGCGGCTGGCGAATGTTCAAGGACGATAAGCCCGACTAA